A genome region from Qingrenia yutianensis includes the following:
- a CDS encoding anti-sigma factor family protein: MDCKKAKNLMSAYVDGMLENAEKSAFEAHIHTCKDCKRELDLLKNTLILLADAKYSAPENFTYEVREKLKSAVPEKRRAFARFGKFSAWAAAFVILAAVAIGNPVWKEFNDRTVKNAVEKSDKFVQNKDDGFMEKSSADITENAEKETADEKETESTKKTDNQEKSFDENKIYGKPTEKYSANTEKIQPETGGKQEIPQESGTLKTEETEKAQNKIQAGNGDTASKISRSTADEADTMPISIYSDYTAENSDTDRESAPDRGTFKMASGASNFAYEPAKITVNSKLNLAETEKKIGEILGFEIMGENGEITLTVTAEQYRLLAKKLGNDPDFDGFDDINTENITEISIFIK, encoded by the coding sequence ATGGACTGCAAAAAGGCAAAAAATTTAATGTCGGCATATGTTGACGGTATGCTTGAAAACGCCGAAAAATCGGCATTTGAGGCGCACATACACACCTGTAAAGACTGCAAACGCGAACTTGATTTGTTAAAAAACACGCTTATTCTTCTCGCCGATGCAAAATACTCTGCGCCCGAAAATTTCACATATGAGGTGCGCGAAAAATTGAAATCCGCTGTTCCCGAAAAAAGACGCGCGTTTGCGCGTTTCGGAAAATTTTCCGCTTGGGCGGCGGCATTTGTCATTCTTGCCGCGGTTGCAATCGGAAACCCCGTCTGGAAAGAATTTAACGACAGAACCGTGAAGAACGCCGTTGAAAAATCCGATAAATTTGTGCAAAACAAAGATGACGGATTTATGGAAAAATCAAGCGCTGATATTACGGAAAATGCCGAAAAAGAAACCGCGGACGAAAAAGAAACGGAAAGCACAAAAAAGACAGACAATCAGGAAAAGTCATTTGACGAAAATAAAATTTACGGTAAACCGACCGAAAAATATAGCGCAAATACGGAAAAAATTCAGCCCGAAACAGGCGGGAAACAGGAAATTCCGCAAGAATCCGGCACCTTAAAAACCGAGGAAACCGAAAAGGCGCAAAACAAAATACAAGCCGGCAACGGCGATACGGCAAGCAAAATTTCGCGGTCGACGGCAGACGAAGCCGACACAATGCCGATTAGCATTTATTCTGACTACACCGCCGAAAACTCTGATACAGACCGGGAATCCGCACCTGACCGGGGAACGTTTAAAATGGCGTCGGGCGCCTCAAACTTTGCATATGAACCCGCAAAAATTACCGTAAATTCCAAGCTTAATTTAGCCGAAACGGAAAAGAAAATCGGCGAAATTCTCGGCTTTGAAATTATGGGTGAAAACGGCGAAATTACCCTTACCGTCACCGCCGAACAGTACCGTCTGCTCGCCAAAAAGCTTGGCAATGACCCCGATTTTGACGGTTTTGATGATATAAATACGGAAAATATTACAGAAATTTCAATTTTTATAAAATAA
- a CDS encoding class I SAM-dependent methyltransferase, translating to MSAKNVLLSLNKFFPLPVHPFNLQNEGKMSYAEWQFLKGADTIKNYTAFTSPKDMFEGKTVLDIGCGAAGKSLYYASMGANKVYGVDVVAHYKEESEKLAEQKGLSDKFEFRLCDAKELAFDDKTFDTIIMNDSMEHVAEPEKVLAECYRVLKDNGRLFINFCPYFHPYGAHLSDVIGIPWVHMMFSQKTMISAYKDLISDMPDKDMRIKFRFSKDENGSETISYINKMTIKRFNRILKSSPFKVVYRREIPLRTAFVPLAKCPGAKEMFVKMVAAVLEK from the coding sequence ATGTCTGCAAAAAACGTACTTTTATCGCTGAACAAATTCTTCCCGCTCCCCGTTCACCCGTTTAACTTACAAAACGAGGGCAAAATGAGTTATGCCGAATGGCAGTTTTTAAAGGGCGCGGACACCATAAAAAACTACACCGCGTTCACCTCGCCCAAGGATATGTTTGAGGGCAAAACGGTTCTCGACATCGGCTGCGGTGCGGCAGGAAAATCGCTTTATTATGCGTCGATGGGCGCAAATAAGGTGTACGGCGTGGACGTTGTGGCGCATTATAAGGAGGAGTCGGAAAAGCTTGCCGAGCAAAAAGGTCTTTCGGACAAGTTTGAATTCCGTCTCTGCGACGCGAAAGAGCTTGCGTTTGACGATAAAACCTTTGACACAATTATTATGAACGACTCGATGGAGCACGTTGCCGAGCCCGAAAAGGTGCTTGCCGAGTGTTACCGCGTGCTCAAAGACAACGGCAGACTGTTTATAAATTTCTGTCCTTATTTCCACCCGTACGGCGCGCATTTATCCGACGTAATCGGCATACCGTGGGTGCATATGATGTTTTCGCAGAAAACTATGATAAGCGCATACAAAGACCTTATTTCCGATATGCCCGACAAGGATATGCGCATAAAATTCCGCTTTTCAAAAGACGAAAACGGCAGCGAAACAATTTCGTACATCAACAAAATGACCATAAAACGTTTCAACCGCATTTTGAAAAGTTCGCCGTTTAAGGTGGTATACCGACGCGAAATTCCGCTTCGCACCGCGTTTGTTCCGCTTGCAAAATGCCCCGGAGCGAAAGAAATGTTTGTGAAAATGGTCGCGGCGGTTCTGGAAAAATAG
- a CDS encoding response regulator transcription factor, producing MVNIMIVDDETPSRRQVLSELTKLGYERKNICEAQNSTAALKLMQNFKPDILISDISMPKMLGTDLAQRVLEIYPKCKIIFFTGYSDKAYMKAAIRLNVVDYLEKPLDSAEFAAAVKKAEDEAKELATQDIFADETGARLLEYMFKNQSVPDELKNLPQYKAVTNSRVLAAIIVPEGEYDLASVAKSLINNAKQTSVNVINRYKNNGVIEVLFYSNTINLKQDTEKIFRALFSNLKDGETVKCAAGSVEMSGKDTYISYENAVCALDNAFFHQPNKAIFYSEQTGKNDIDNDKITKEFYNLLTEEKYAEAKTLAENLYKHLYKSNIMMSSAAKKLYYNISEMIYKFFKNYFFAYNNEYSLFDNAFDILEAKSLDDLHNHLLGTLTRIEKLVNTADFNSLVKSALLYMERNFQNPNLSIVDIATGCSVNANYLCGTFKSITGETINHYVNNLRVNKAKNLILDTNKSIAEISSLCGFNDAKYFCKVFAKYTNHTPTSFKKKFK from the coding sequence ATGGTAAACATTATGATTGTTGACGACGAAACGCCGTCAAGACGGCAGGTTTTGAGCGAGCTTACAAAGCTCGGATACGAGCGGAAAAACATCTGCGAGGCGCAAAACAGCACGGCGGCGCTGAAGCTTATGCAGAATTTCAAGCCCGACATTTTAATCAGCGACATAAGTATGCCCAAAATGCTCGGCACAGACCTTGCACAGAGGGTTTTGGAGATTTATCCGAAATGTAAAATTATATTTTTCACGGGTTACTCCGACAAAGCGTATATGAAAGCGGCAATCAGGCTCAACGTTGTGGATTACCTTGAAAAACCGCTTGACTCCGCGGAATTTGCCGCGGCGGTGAAAAAAGCCGAGGACGAGGCGAAAGAGCTTGCAACGCAGGATATATTTGCCGATGAAACGGGCGCGCGTCTTTTGGAGTATATGTTCAAAAACCAGAGCGTTCCCGATGAACTTAAAAATCTTCCGCAGTACAAGGCGGTGACAAACTCGCGCGTGCTTGCCGCGATTATCGTTCCCGAGGGCGAATACGACCTTGCGTCGGTGGCGAAAAGCCTTATAAACAACGCAAAACAGACGTCGGTGAACGTTATAAACCGCTACAAAAATAACGGCGTGATTGAGGTTTTGTTCTACTCAAACACCATAAATTTAAAACAAGACACAGAAAAAATTTTCCGCGCGCTTTTTTCAAATCTCAAGGACGGCGAAACAGTGAAATGCGCCGCCGGCAGTGTGGAAATGAGCGGAAAAGATACCTACATATCGTACGAAAACGCGGTCTGCGCACTGGACAACGCGTTTTTCCACCAGCCGAACAAGGCAATTTTTTATTCCGAGCAGACGGGCAAAAACGACATTGATAACGACAAAATCACAAAGGAATTTTACAATCTTCTCACCGAGGAAAAGTATGCCGAGGCGAAAACTCTCGCCGAAAATTTATACAAGCATTTATACAAAAGCAACATTATGATGAGCTCGGCGGCAAAAAAGCTTTACTACAACATTTCCGAGATGATTTACAAGTTTTTCAAGAATTATTTTTTCGCCTACAACAACGAATACAGCCTTTTTGACAACGCGTTTGACATTCTCGAGGCAAAGTCGCTGGACGATTTGCACAATCATCTTCTCGGAACGCTCACGCGCATTGAAAAGCTGGTTAACACCGCGGATTTCAACAGCCTTGTGAAATCTGCACTTCTTTATATGGAAAGAAATTTTCAAAATCCAAACCTTTCCATTGTGGATATTGCCACAGGGTGCAGCGTCAACGCGAACTATCTTTGCGGTACGTTTAAGTCGATAACCGGCGAAACAATCAACCATTACGTCAACAATCTGCGCGTTAACAAGGCGAAAAATCTCATTCTCGACACCAACAAAAGCATTGCCGAAATATCCTCGCTGTGCGGTTTTAACGACGCGAAATATTTCTGCAAGGTTTTTGCAAAATACACAAATCACACACCGACAAGCTTTAAGAAAAAATTCAAATAG